The Maridesulfovibrio zosterae DSM 11974 genome contains a region encoding:
- a CDS encoding amino acid ABC transporter permease — protein MNYQFDWHLVLSGQYGQWILDGVKVTLQISAVSIVFTLLLGTIIAVMRMSKFKPFEWFSFAFVEFFRNTPLLIQIFFWYFGSYSILPDGVNEWLYDHDFEFAAGVISLTVYTAAFVAEEIRAGINSIPKNQLEASRATGLSFLQAYRYVILPQAFRIIIPPLISQSLNLIKNSSLVMTIGVMDLTYMARQIESYTFHGFESFTVATLIYLCISLVVSFAINMYNKHFLLQIKY, from the coding sequence TTGAATTACCAGTTTGATTGGCATCTTGTTCTCAGCGGACAATACGGACAGTGGATTCTTGACGGAGTTAAAGTTACTCTCCAGATTTCAGCTGTTTCTATTGTATTCACGTTGCTTCTTGGGACTATCATTGCTGTTATGCGCATGTCCAAGTTTAAGCCGTTTGAATGGTTCAGCTTTGCCTTTGTTGAATTCTTCAGGAATACACCATTACTTATTCAGATATTTTTTTGGTATTTCGGGTCGTATTCGATTTTGCCCGATGGCGTTAACGAATGGTTATATGATCATGATTTCGAGTTTGCGGCAGGTGTTATTTCACTGACAGTTTATACTGCTGCGTTTGTTGCTGAAGAAATAAGGGCCGGGATTAATTCTATTCCGAAGAATCAGCTGGAAGCTTCTCGTGCTACAGGGCTTTCATTTCTGCAGGCATATAGATATGTTATTTTACCGCAGGCTTTCAGAATTATTATTCCGCCACTTATTTCACAGTCACTTAACCTGATCAAAAATTCATCACTGGTAATGACTATCGGTGTTATGGATCTAACCTATATGGCACGTCAGATTGAATCATACACGTTCCACGGATTTGAATCTTTCACAGTTGCCACATTGATCTATCTGTGTATTTCGCTGGTCGTGTCATTTGCGATCAATATGTATAATAAGCATTTCCTGCTGCAAATTAAATACTAG
- a CDS encoding ABC transporter substrate-binding protein: protein MRRLSIVVAMVLALALCASVAMADKLQEVKDRGVLICGVKDAVVPFGYIDADSKKLVGMDIDICNYIAKELGVKADFKPVTSATRIPMIVQGSIDLAAATMTHKIARDDTIDFSITYFMDGQKLLVKKGSGIKSVADLKGKKVGTAKGSTSEQNITNAQPDCKVLSFEGYPQAFLALKQGKVKAVTTDSTILLGLKNSDPNPDNWEIVGDFISPEPYGLGLPENESNFRDAVNVALIKMWKSGDYKKVYDKWFGPDTKYYLPLTWKMELWP, encoded by the coding sequence ATGAGAAGACTCTCAATTGTAGTTGCTATGGTTTTGGCTTTGGCTCTTTGCGCATCTGTCGCAATGGCTGACAAACTGCAGGAAGTAAAGGACCGCGGAGTTCTTATTTGCGGTGTTAAAGATGCCGTTGTTCCTTTCGGTTACATTGACGCTGATTCTAAGAAACTTGTTGGTATGGATATCGATATTTGCAACTACATTGCAAAAGAACTCGGTGTTAAAGCCGATTTCAAACCGGTTACATCCGCTACACGTATCCCCATGATTGTACAGGGCTCCATTGACCTTGCTGCTGCAACCATGACTCACAAGATTGCTCGTGATGACACTATTGACTTTTCAATAACATACTTCATGGACGGTCAGAAGCTTCTCGTTAAAAAAGGTTCAGGCATCAAATCTGTTGCTGATTTAAAAGGCAAAAAAGTAGGTACTGCAAAAGGTTCCACTTCAGAACAGAATATTACTAATGCTCAGCCTGATTGTAAGGTTCTCTCTTTTGAAGGCTACCCTCAGGCATTTCTTGCACTTAAGCAGGGTAAAGTTAAAGCAGTTACAACTGACTCCACAATTCTTCTCGGCCTCAAGAATTCCGATCCTAATCCCGATAACTGGGAAATCGTAGGTGATTTTATTTCTCCTGAACCTTACGGTCTCGGACTTCCTGAAAATGAGTCCAATTTTCGCGATGCTGTTAACGTGGCTCTCATCAAAATGTGGAAGAGCGGAGATTACAAGAAAGTATATGATAAATGGTTTGGTCCTGATACCAAATATTATCTGCCTCTGACCTGGAAAATGGAACTCTGGCCTTAA
- a CDS encoding amino acid ABC transporter permease has protein sequence MQWDVVWNNFDYFLWGAFPNGPLGGLAVSIILAVLGIFGAFWIGLAAGLMRLSRNILVKSISVVYIEVIRGVPLLMLIFWFYFLAPVLLGKPLPEFHCALVAFIVFTGAYIGEIVKAGVIALPRGQMEAARGTGLSHVQAMRYIILPQALRNMIPSFVNQFVSLTKDTSLAYIIGVNELTRTATQVNNRTLSAPTEIFITIAVLYFIVCYVLTHFSRKMEAHLAKYQARDR, from the coding sequence GTGCAATGGGATGTAGTTTGGAATAATTTTGATTATTTTCTCTGGGGCGCCTTTCCCAATGGTCCACTAGGCGGTCTTGCAGTCAGCATCATTCTTGCTGTGCTTGGGATCTTCGGTGCATTCTGGATTGGTCTTGCAGCAGGGTTAATGCGTCTTTCCCGTAATATACTGGTTAAGTCCATTTCTGTTGTATACATTGAAGTAATTCGCGGTGTGCCACTGCTTATGCTTATTTTCTGGTTTTACTTTTTAGCTCCTGTTTTACTTGGTAAGCCTTTGCCTGAATTCCACTGTGCGCTGGTTGCTTTTATTGTTTTTACCGGTGCATATATTGGTGAGATCGTTAAGGCCGGGGTTATTGCCCTTCCTCGTGGCCAGATGGAAGCTGCTCGTGGTACTGGTTTATCACATGTTCAGGCTATGCGTTATATTATTTTGCCGCAGGCACTTCGTAATATGATTCCATCTTTTGTAAATCAGTTTGTATCACTTACAAAGGATACCTCTCTTGCATACATTATAGGTGTTAATGAACTGACAAGAACTGCAACACAGGTTAATAACAGGACTCTTTCCGCTCCAACGGAAATTTTTATTACTATTGCGGTATTATATTTTATAGTTTGTTATGTGTTGACTCATTTCAGCCGTAAGATGGAAGCGCATCTTGCTAAATACCAGGCTCGCGATCGTTAG
- the deoC gene encoding deoxyribose-phosphate aldolase codes for MKRIDNLAEYIDHTLLDVSAVGSDIEQLCRDAVEHGFASVCVHPCHVAHAAELLFSEKPMVCSVIGFPCGATMSEIKMLEAMRLVDKGAQELDMVVNIGALKAGDRKTFLNDIFMTVQGAGHVPVKAIIETGLLDEDQKKIACELAVTAGASFVKTCTGFGPGCACIDDIKLMRSIVGNAAGVKASGGIKTYEQALALVEAGASRLGTSSSIDIVRR; via the coding sequence ATGAAAAGGATAGATAATCTGGCAGAGTACATTGATCATACACTTTTAGATGTTTCAGCTGTAGGAAGTGATATTGAACAGTTATGCCGTGATGCTGTTGAGCATGGGTTTGCCTCTGTCTGTGTTCACCCATGTCATGTTGCACATGCCGCTGAACTGCTTTTTTCTGAAAAACCTATGGTATGTTCAGTAATAGGGTTCCCTTGCGGGGCAACAATGTCAGAAATCAAAATGCTTGAAGCTATGCGCTTGGTTGATAAGGGTGCTCAAGAGTTGGATATGGTAGTTAATATCGGAGCGCTTAAGGCTGGAGATCGCAAAACATTTTTAAATGATATTTTTATGACTGTTCAGGGCGCTGGACATGTTCCTGTAAAGGCAATTATTGAGACTGGACTGCTTGATGAGGATCAGAAGAAAATTGCCTGCGAACTGGCAGTGACTGCCGGGGCATCTTTTGTTAAAACCTGCACAGGATTTGGTCCCGGGTGCGCGTGTATTGATGACATCAAACTAATGCGTTCAATTGTAGGTAACGCAGCCGGTGTAAAAGCCAGCGGTGGTATTAAAACTTATGAGCAGGCACTCGCATTGGTTGAAGCCGGAGCTAGTCGTTTAGGGACATCATCGTCCATTGATATTGTAAGGAGATAG
- a CDS encoding precorrin-8X methylmutase, with amino-acid sequence MSGKIELIKVAEPSEIERKSFEIIDSEVVEPRKYDGIEWQIARRMVHTTADFELIDLVRIHSDAVTSGLEALRSGCTIVTDTEMARCGIPMRRMNPLNCKVRCLMNDPEVIASAKMNNTTRAHAALDMTANILKPEIHVIGNAPTALIRLVKLIEDGVIDPPALVVGMPVGFVNAAESKYLLMNHKDIPYITIEGRKGGSALAACVINALAEVVLAERGLSSAL; translated from the coding sequence TTGTCAGGGAAAATTGAGCTTATTAAAGTAGCGGAACCAAGTGAAATTGAAAGGAAATCATTCGAGATTATTGATTCTGAAGTTGTTGAGCCAAGGAAATATGACGGCATAGAGTGGCAGATTGCACGGCGGATGGTACATACCACTGCTGATTTTGAATTGATTGATCTTGTACGCATTCATTCTGATGCTGTAACTTCCGGGCTTGAAGCGCTGCGAAGTGGGTGTACTATTGTCACTGATACTGAAATGGCCCGTTGCGGCATACCTATGCGCAGGATGAATCCACTCAACTGTAAAGTTCGTTGTCTTATGAATGATCCTGAAGTTATTGCCTCCGCCAAAATGAATAATACAACTCGCGCTCATGCTGCTCTTGATATGACAGCAAATATTTTAAAGCCTGAGATTCATGTCATCGGAAACGCTCCGACTGCGCTTATTCGTCTGGTAAAACTCATTGAAGACGGAGTCATTGATCCACCTGCTCTGGTGGTAGGGATGCCTGTTGGGTTTGTGAATGCTGCAGAGTCAAAATATTTGCTTATGAATCATAAAGATATACCGTATATTACTATAGAAGGTCGTAAAGGAGGGTCTGCCTTAGCGGCTTGCGTAATTAACGCTCTTGCTGAAGTTGTGCTTGCTGAGAGAGGGCTCTCTTCAGCTTTATAG
- a CDS encoding amino acid ABC transporter ATP-binding protein has product MHMIEIKNLHKWYGDFHVLKGLNDHVDKGEVLVICGPSGSGKSTFIRCINRLEDYQKGTITFDGTDILDKSVNINELRAEIGIVFQQFNLYPHLSVLDNVTLAPLKVRNTPKAEAEETALHLLERVGIHDQAHKYPAELSGGQQQRVAIARALAMKPKAMLFDEPTSALDPEMINEVLNVMKDLAREGMTMLCVTHEMGFAREVADRVIFMDGGEVIEQAPPEEFFKNPKHDRAKLFLKEIL; this is encoded by the coding sequence ATGCATATGATTGAAATAAAGAATCTCCATAAGTGGTACGGAGATTTTCATGTACTTAAAGGTCTCAATGATCATGTAGACAAAGGTGAAGTCCTTGTAATTTGCGGTCCGAGTGGATCTGGTAAGAGTACTTTCATTCGATGTATCAACCGGCTTGAAGATTACCAGAAAGGCACTATAACTTTTGATGGAACAGACATTCTTGACAAGAGTGTAAATATTAATGAGCTGCGCGCTGAGATAGGTATTGTTTTTCAACAATTTAACCTTTACCCGCATCTTTCCGTTTTAGATAACGTGACTCTTGCTCCGTTAAAAGTTCGCAATACACCAAAAGCTGAGGCTGAAGAAACAGCCCTTCACCTTCTTGAAAGGGTCGGTATTCACGATCAGGCCCATAAATATCCCGCAGAGCTTTCCGGTGGTCAGCAGCAGCGTGTTGCAATTGCAAGAGCTTTGGCTATGAAGCCAAAAGCTATGCTTTTTGATGAACCTACTTCTGCTCTTGACCCGGAAATGATTAATGAAGTTTTGAACGTAATGAAGGATCTTGCCCGCGAGGGAATGACTATGCTTTGCGTTACCCATGAAATGGGCTTTGCCCGTGAAGTTGCAGATCGTGTAATTTTTATGGATGGCGGTGAAGTTATTGAACAGGCTCCTCCGGAGGAGTTCTTCAAAAACCCCAAACACGATAGAGCTAAATTATTTTTGAAGGAGATTTTGTAA